The following nucleotide sequence is from Arvicola amphibius chromosome 1, mArvAmp1.2, whole genome shotgun sequence.
gacctttggaagagcaggccgtgctcttaaccactgagccatctctccagccctcgttaAGTTCTTAAAGACAATGAACCACCACTTCTACCCTGACCCTAACCTGGTCTGTTCACCCTCCCACATCTCAGTCCTTGAGACTGTGTCTGCCCCACGCTAGGCCCAGTGTTCTCTTGCCCCGAGACCACTCACCCATAGGGCTGGTGTTACAGTGTCCACCCCCACCTGATGTCCTCTGGGCCTACGGCTCTCTCCGGCAGCCCCTTAACTACGTCTGCCTGTGGGGCTGCCCAGCTGGGAATCCAAGCCTCGCTCTCCTTGGTGCTCTAGGAGCCATGCTTACTGTCTGTTCAATTTCCGCAGCCTCCTCCCTGGGCATGCGCTCCAGGAAGTCATCGTAGTGCTTCAAGCCGACGACCTGCTGAGCAGTCAGGGAGTCCAGGCTTCGGATGTCTTCTAGAGTCCGGAAACCCTGGAAAAAAAACCAGCCAGAGAGGAGGCTGTGAGGACCCAGGACTAATGAAGTAAGTGTATGGACCAGAAGACACAGGTGGCTCTGTCACAGCTGTGACCATGGAAGACAAAAGGCAAGACTGACCAAGTCCAGCCTCTATTCAGGGGGACACACACAGTCTGGGGATGCTGGTCTCTGCTCCCTTGGTATAAAATGGGTCTTGGCTTCATTCTCACCAGTTCCCAAGATCATTCTTGGCACAGCCAGGTTGGGAACCACTATTTTAGACATGGAGCCAAAAGCCTGGCTCCTTAGAAAGTCCCTTATCAGAGCCTGGTGTATCTccatgagttcatggccagcctgatctacacagcaagttctagcctagccaaggccacacagtgagatACTGTAGAAACTAAAAAACAGAAAGTCCCTTGCCAGTCCATGGGACAGAGTAACGTATTTATtgttcctgccctcacttcaAGGACACTAAGGCACAGGACTGTTCTGGGGACAGGAAAGGGACCGAGGCGAACCCTGGTGCCATTACAAAGCAGTCCCCTGTGGTTCGAATCGTTCTCATGAGAACACAGAGTGGGAATACACAAGGACCCTGGCTCCTGCaggtggagaggaagggatgtgGCAGAGGCTCTGTGTCACAGCAATACTGAGGTGGCAGAAGGGCAGGGTGTGACCTGATGGTACCACATCTGGGCAGTCTTAGTTCCAGCTCCCCAGATGTTGGAGAAGAGCTCCAAGACAGGCACACTGTCACTGATGTGGTCTAGCTTCCGCAGATGCCCGCTCTCCAGGATCTCCTTGATCTTCTCAGCCATCCGCTTCCCAATTCCAGGGATGCTGCAGGCCTCCTAGGGAGCAAATGGTAGAGAGGAGGAATAAGAAGttaggaagggagagacagaggaaggaaatcTGGCTCCTTCAGAATTTCTTCCCAGAAGCCAGCTCAGCAACCATATGGAACTTGTCCTTTGGTTCCCTGAGACCAGCAACAAGAAACAGAGAACATGGCCAGGCGTGGTAGTTCaggccttcaatctcagcactcctggaggcagaggtgcAAGCAGGCAGACTTCAGACCAATCAGGACGACACACAGACTCcgtttccaaaagaaaagaacaaaccaaacaacaacaaaaagcagtaCAGAAAATAACAAGGCCCAtagccaccaccactgccaccaccatcaccacaactATAAGACACACTACTGTGACACACGGGGGCTACTGTGACACACTGACTGGGCTACTGTGACACACTGACTGGGCTACTGTGACACACGGGGGGGCTACTGTGGCACACTGACTGGGGGCTACTGTGACACACTGACTGAGCTACTGTGACACACTGGGGGCTACTGTGACACACTGACTGAGCTACTGTGACACACTGGGGGCTACTGTGACACACTGACTGGGCTACTGTGACACACTGACTGGGCTACTGTGAACACTGACTGGGGGCTACTGAGAACACTGACTGGGGGCTACTGTGACACACTGACTGGGGGCTTACTTCCTGCCATTCTGTGCTACTGGGACCATCTTTCAACCTTACAAAAACACTGTGATTGGCTACCGTTATTAATTCCTTTCAAGTGACTGGAAAAATGACAAACAGTAGTAACTTGTCTACAGAGCCCACAATGAAATGGCTCCAGAGTCTAAGACATGTACCACCGTGCCTGGccttaaactaattttttttttaaatttttgtttttccagacagggtttcactgtgtggccctggctgtcctggagctcactctgtagaacagactggtctcaaactcacagagatctgcctgctcctgctacccccctgcccagtgctgggattaaaggtgtgcaaaaGAAGCCGGCTAAACTTCttattatataaatacaattgGAAGTAGAAGAAACAGTGTGATAAACACCTAAGCACCCATTTCCAAGTCCTAACAATTTTGCTGGTCTGTTTTcaactacctttttttttttaaattttatcagtgTGTCTCAGTGTAAATCCCACCCATTATAAAATCTTAACCACTAAATTCAATGTCCATTGGTGACTAGCACAACCATTAACCACTAGTCCACAAAGAAGAGGCCCCTTCCCCAACCTCCAAGTACCTGGTAGGAGCTGACAGGCTTGTGGAAGCTCTTGAGGGCATTGATGGCCCTGGCATAGCCCAGGGCCCTCCACTTGTCTCCCTGGACACTGTAGGCTTTAGCCAGTACTTCTAGCTTCTCTGTGATGTGCAGGTTGTAATTAGTGGCCTTCTGGCTCGAGGGCTGTGCACAGACCCACTTCTCCAGGGCTGCTGGGGCTGGGTCGGGCCCACCATCTTCTTCAGGGGGAGTGGGATAGCGCCCACTGATCAAGGCTTCCAGATCTGCTGAGCTAACCCAGGGTTCTTCCTCATCACCGGTTTCGTCATCTGAGCTGAGCTGGGGACAGAAGAAACAGTAAATCTGTGTCCTCCTCAAGAGTGAGGGTTGTGTTTGGTGGGCAGGTGTCTCCTACTTTGACTCAAGGATGAGTCTGCACCTAGTGCACTGGGCTTGTCCCTTTGCCAGTGTAAGGCCATAGGGCTTCCTTCAGGGCCCTGGGACTCCCAGTGGTATATGGTAGGCATGGCTTGGTAAATGCAGAAGCAATGAATGCTGCCGGGAAGAGCGGATCAGCTGCATAATCAAGAGCAACCGAGGTCTCTGGATAAGTACCAGGCCCTTCTACTTCTATGGGCAGGGCCCTGAACTGGGAGCTTCTCACCTGGGCTGGGGTTCTTGGtgccttctctgtctttttgGGAGAAGATGCAGATCcggtgtggggagggggaagagagagggtcgTCCTGGATACAGCCTCCTGGGTACCAGGGGCAGAAGAGCCTTGGTCTGTTTTGCCGGGCTGTGGTTGGTTGGAGGAACTAGAGGGCAAGAGAGGTCACAGGCAGTTAGGACATCAAAACTCTCCCCTGCCTCCGTCCCCGACCTTTCTCTCCACTGAAACCTTGGTTTCCAAGTGTGTCCAATTGAACACATAGGAGTTGTCTGGGAATAACTCAAGATGGTATTAACAAAAACTTGAGAAAGGCGAGGGGCAGCCCACCTCCTGGGGATGGAGAGACTGAATCCAGCTGTGTCCAGCACCCTTCCCTCCTGCAGGCACAAGCTTAGCCAGGATGACTTCACCAGCTGAGCACTGGGGGGTAGCTGGGGTAGTCTGAGGAGCCGAAGAGCCCGCTCACAGTCCATGTTTTCATCCACCACGATGTGAGTAACTCCTGGGGCCTGGGCAGAGCATGTCTGGCCACCGTGATGGATAATCTGCTTCTCGAAGAGCTCGGCCCGGGCTCGTCCAATGCCAGTGGGCATAATGTGAGCCCTCAGGGAGCTCAGCCAATCTGTGGAGAGGATATCCAAATGCCTATTaccataaaatttattattattattattttattatcattattattaagacagggtctcacgtagcccaggctggcctcaaactcattacgTAGTGAATAAccctgaactcttgattctcctgcctctacttccaagtgctgggattacagacgtgtgtATGTCACTGAGCTGGGCAACTTAGATATAGTCACAGTGAGCCGTTTGATGATTTCCCTTCAAAGTAACCATTTTCCTGCCACCCAG
It contains:
- the Poll gene encoding DNA polymerase lambda isoform X2, translating into MDPQGILKAFPKRKKIRADPSSKALAKVPRREAGEAGDWLSSLRAHIMPTGIGRARAELFEKQIIHHGGQTCSAQAPGVTHIVVDENMDCERALRLLRLPQLPPSAQLVKSSWLSLCLQEGRVLDTAGFSLSIPRSSSNQPQPGKTDQGSSAPGTQEAVSRTTLSLPPPHTGSASSPKKTEKAPRTPAQLSSDDETGDEEEPWVSSADLEALISGRYPTPPEEDGGPDPAPAALEKWVCAQPSSQKATNYNLHITEKLEVLAKAYSVQGDKWRALGYARAINALKSFHKPVSSYQEACSIPGIGKRMAEKIKEILESGHLRKLDHISDSVPVLELFSNIWGAGTKTAQMWYHQGFRTLEDIRSLDSLTAQQVVGLKHYDDFLERMPREEAAEIEQTVRTSAQAFNPGLLCVACGSYRRGKMTCGDVDVLITHPDGRSHQGIFSCLLDSLRQQGFLTDDLVSQEENGQQQKYLGVCRLPGPGQRHRRLDIIIVPYIGDAMRTPSPTHFLCNWSCWGWPAQTVRTASEGPGA
- the Poll gene encoding DNA polymerase lambda isoform X3, producing MDPQGILKAFPKRKKIRADPSSKALAKVPRREAGEAGDWLSSLRAHIMPTGIGRARAELFEKQIIHHGGQTCSAQAPGVTHIVVDENMDCERALRLLRLPQLPPSAQLVKSSWLSLCLQEGRVLDTAGFSLSIPRSSSNQPQPGKTDQGSSAPGTQEAVSRTTLSLPPPHTGSASSPKKTEKAPRTPAQLSSDDETGDEEEPWVSSADLEALISGRYPTPPEEDGGPDPAPAALEKWVCAQPSSQKATNYNLHITEKLEVLAKAYSVQGDKWRALGYARAINALKSFHKPVSSYQEACSIPGIGKRMAEKIKEILESGHLRKLDHISDSVPVLELFSNIWGAGTKTAQMWYHQGFRTLEDIRSLDSLTAQQVVGLKHYDDFLERMPREEAAEIEQTVRTSAQAFNPGLLCVACGSYRRGKMTCGDVDVLITHPDGRSHQGIFSCLLDSLRQQGFLTDDLVSQEENGQQQKYLGVCRLPGPGQRHRRLDIIIVPYRELPLSGSRTVEET
- the Poll gene encoding DNA polymerase lambda isoform X1, giving the protein MDPQGILKAFPKRKKIRADPSSKALAKVPRREAGEAGDWLSSLRAHIMPTGIGRARAELFEKQIIHHGGQTCSAQAPGVTHIVVDENMDCERALRLLRLPQLPPSAQLVKSSWLSLCLQEGRVLDTAGFSLSIPRSSSNQPQPGKTDQGSSAPGTQEAVSRTTLSLPPPHTGSASSPKKTEKAPRTPAQLSSDDETGDEEEPWVSSADLEALISGRYPTPPEEDGGPDPAPAALEKWVCAQPSSQKATNYNLHITEKLEVLAKAYSVQGDKWRALGYARAINALKSFHKPVSSYQEACSIPGIGKRMAEKIKEILESGHLRKLDHISDSVPVLELFSNIWGAGTKTAQMWYHQGFRTLEDIRSLDSLTAQQVVGLKHYDDFLERMPREEAAEIEQTVRTSAQAFNPGLLCVACGSYRRGKMTCGDVDVLITHPDGRSHQGIFSCLLDSLRQQGFLTDDLVSQEENGQQQKYLGVCRLPGPGQRHRRLDIIIVPYSEFACALLYFTGSAHFNRSMRALAKTKGMSLSEHSLSAAVVRNSQGVKVGPGRVLPTPTERDVFKLLGLPYREPAERDW